Part of the Maridesulfovibrio sp. genome, GCGGGTTGAGCGCTGACGGGGGTGGAATACCCGTTTTTTTGGGCCGTTATATTTTTTCTTTGCTGCCATTTAATATGATATATCCGTAGTATTCGTTCGGTGAAGTTTCTTTATACAACAAATCCCTCGTTGGCAAAAGGTTTCATCTAATCATATTATATTAAGACTTGACGCTTTTGAATGTGACGGGTAGTGCTCATTGATATTTTGTTATATAAAGGTTTCGTTATGTTTTGCCGATGGGGTGTTTGATGGAAATTTTGAAATTCAGCAAAGCGTTGTCCGATGAGATTCGCATCAGGCTTTTGGCCATGCTTCGGGATAACGAACTCAATGTTGGTGAGGTTGTGCAGGTTTTGGGAATGTCCCAGCCGCGTGTGTCCCGCCATTTGAAAATCATGCACGAGAGCGGTCTTCTGGAATCCAGAAGGGAAGGGCTCTGGAATTTCTACCGTCTGGCCCGTTCCGGCAGCGGCAACCGTTTTGCGGAATCCATCGGCTGGCTCATTGAGAATGAGCCGGAAGTTGAAGAGGACCGTATCCGGGTAGCCAAGGTTTTAGCCGAACGCAATTTGGAAACTCGCAAATTTTTTGATGAAATTGCCGAAGATTGGGAGCGCTTGCAGAGTGATGTGTTCGGTGATTTCAATTTGGATAGCGAACTGCTGACCCTTGTGAACCGCTGCAATGTTGGTGTCGACCTTGGTTGCGGAAACGGTTCACTGCTGGAAAGCCTGCTTTCCAAATGCAATACTGTGATCGGCGTGGACAGCTCTCCCAAGATGCTGGAGCTGGCGGAAAAACGTCTGGGTAACCATCCTGACGTCAGCCTGCGCATCGGTGAACTGACCCATCTGCCCCTGCGCGACTGGGAGGCAGACCTGACCTTTATTTCCATGGTCCTGCACCACCTGCCGCGCCCGGATAAGGCTGTTGCTGAAGCAGCGCGGACTCTTTCCAGTGGTGGTAAATTGGTCGTTGCCGATTTCCTGTCTCATTCAAATGAGCGGATGCGCAGTGAATTCGGTGACCGCAGGCTCGGTTTTACAGAAGAAGAACTCAGCGGCTGGATGAAGGATGCCGGACTCGGTTCCATGGATATCCGCCGTTATCCCGTAAATGAAGGACTGACCGTCCTTGTATGTATATCTGAAAAAAAATAAATTTGGGCCAGTGCCCGTAAATGGAGGCTTAAATGCTTAAAGTAGATCCTAAGCTTGATTACAA contains:
- a CDS encoding metalloregulator ArsR/SmtB family transcription factor; the protein is MEILKFSKALSDEIRIRLLAMLRDNELNVGEVVQVLGMSQPRVSRHLKIMHESGLLESRREGLWNFYRLARSGSGNRFAESIGWLIENEPEVEEDRIRVAKVLAERNLETRKFFDEIAEDWERLQSDVFGDFNLDSELLTLVNRCNVGVDLGCGNGSLLESLLSKCNTVIGVDSSPKMLELAEKRLGNHPDVSLRIGELTHLPLRDWEADLTFISMVLHHLPRPDKAVAEAARTLSSGGKLVVADFLSHSNERMRSEFGDRRLGFTEEELSGWMKDAGLGSMDIRRYPVNEGLTVLVCISEKK